In a genomic window of Vigna angularis cultivar LongXiaoDou No.4 chromosome 6, ASM1680809v1, whole genome shotgun sequence:
- the LOC108343047 gene encoding trihelix transcription factor ENAP1 isoform X8 — translation MPDFNDSIAPPSRPVPVREDCWSEEASSTLVDAWGRRYLELNRGNLRQKDWQDVADAVNALHGHTKKTHRTDVQCKNRIDTIKKKYKIEKARVSSSNGTLSSSWPFYERLDALIGPNFNAKKPPSSSPSPSPPVALPLLPHRKNPSSSPAIAVTPTAVALPQKRSAAAAAMDEGYFRRNYSAVAAAAAAAEADEDEEEEEEEEADDVEEEEDEDEGRGSEVEEGEKEREGMRRLAKAIERFGEVYERVEGQKLRQMVDLEKQRMQFAKDLEVQRMQMFMDTQVQLERIKRGKRSGSNDMYS, via the exons ATGCCCGACTTCAACGACTCCATCGCGCCGCCGTCGCGCCCCGTCCCTGTTCGCGAGGACTGCTGGTCCGAGGAGGCCTCTTCCACGCTTGTTGACGCCTGGGGCCGACGCTACCTCGAGCTCAACCGCGGCAACCTCCGCCAGAAGGATTGGCAGGATGTCGCCGATGCTGTCAACGCGCTCCACGGACACACCAAGAAGACGCACCGCACAGACGTCCAGTGCAAGAACCGCATCGATACCATAAAGAAGAAGTACAAGATCGAGAAGGCTAGGGTTTCGTCCTCCAATGGTACTCTCTCTTCCTCCTGGCCTTTCTACGAACGATTGGATGCTCTGATTGGCCCTAATTTCAACGCCAAGAAACCTCCTTCCTCCTCGCCGTCTCCTTCGCCGCCTGTGGCTCTTCCGCTGCTTCCGCATCGGAAGAACCCTTCCTCCTCACCTGCGATTGCGGTGACACCGACGGCCGTCGCGCTGCCTCAGAAGCGTTCCGCCGCTGCGGCGGCGATGGACGAGGGTTATTTCAGAAGAAATTACTCCGCTGTTGCCGCGGCTGCGGCGGCTGCGGAGGCTGACGAAgacgaagaggaagaggaagaggaggaggcgGACGatgtggaggaggaggaggacgaAGATGAAGGGAGGGGGAGCGAGGTGGAGGAAGGGGAGAAGGAGAGGGAAGGGATGAGGAGATTGGCGAAGGCGATAGAGAGGTTTGGTGAAGTGTATGAGAGAGTGGAGGGTCAGAAGCTGAGGCAGATGGTGGATTTGGAGAAACAGAGGATGCAGTTTGCTAAAGATCTTGAAGTCCAGAGGATGCAGATGTTTATGGACACACAGGTTCAGCTCGAGAGAATTAAGCGGGGGAAACGATCTGGCTCTAACG ATATGTATAGCTAG
- the LOC108343047 gene encoding trihelix transcription factor ENAP1 isoform X3 yields MPDFNDSIAPPSRPVPVREDCWSEEASSTLVDAWGRRYLELNRGNLRQKDWQDVADAVNALHGHTKKTHRTDVQCKNRIDTIKKKYKIEKARVSSSNGTLSSSWPFYERLDALIGPNFNAKKPPSSSPSPSPPVALPLLPHRKNPSSSPAIAVTPTAVALPQKRSAAAAAMDEGYFRRNYSAVAAAAAAAEADEDEEEEEEEEADDVEEEEDEDEGRGSEVEEGEKEREGMRRLAKAIERFGEVYERVEGQKLRQMVDLEKQRMQFAKDLEVQRMQMFMDTQVQLERIKRGKRSGSNGTTHYVLEERRRTICIASLVKWAMVG; encoded by the exons ATGCCCGACTTCAACGACTCCATCGCGCCGCCGTCGCGCCCCGTCCCTGTTCGCGAGGACTGCTGGTCCGAGGAGGCCTCTTCCACGCTTGTTGACGCCTGGGGCCGACGCTACCTCGAGCTCAACCGCGGCAACCTCCGCCAGAAGGATTGGCAGGATGTCGCCGATGCTGTCAACGCGCTCCACGGACACACCAAGAAGACGCACCGCACAGACGTCCAGTGCAAGAACCGCATCGATACCATAAAGAAGAAGTACAAGATCGAGAAGGCTAGGGTTTCGTCCTCCAATGGTACTCTCTCTTCCTCCTGGCCTTTCTACGAACGATTGGATGCTCTGATTGGCCCTAATTTCAACGCCAAGAAACCTCCTTCCTCCTCGCCGTCTCCTTCGCCGCCTGTGGCTCTTCCGCTGCTTCCGCATCGGAAGAACCCTTCCTCCTCACCTGCGATTGCGGTGACACCGACGGCCGTCGCGCTGCCTCAGAAGCGTTCCGCCGCTGCGGCGGCGATGGACGAGGGTTATTTCAGAAGAAATTACTCCGCTGTTGCCGCGGCTGCGGCGGCTGCGGAGGCTGACGAAgacgaagaggaagaggaagaggaggaggcgGACGatgtggaggaggaggaggacgaAGATGAAGGGAGGGGGAGCGAGGTGGAGGAAGGGGAGAAGGAGAGGGAAGGGATGAGGAGATTGGCGAAGGCGATAGAGAGGTTTGGTGAAGTGTATGAGAGAGTGGAGGGTCAGAAGCTGAGGCAGATGGTGGATTTGGAGAAACAGAGGATGCAGTTTGCTAAAGATCTTGAAGTCCAGAGGATGCAGATGTTTATGGACACACAGGTTCAGCTCGAGAGAATTAAGCGGGGGAAACGATCTGGCTCTAACG GTACGACACATTATGTGCTTGAAGAAAGGAGGAGAACG ATATGTATAGCTAGCCTGGTGAAGTGGGCGATGGTTGGATAA
- the LOC108343262 gene encoding peroxisome biogenesis protein 7 yields the protein MPVFKTPFNGYSVKFSPFYENRLAVATAQNFGILGNGRLHVLVLSPDPSLPIAELASYDTADGVYDVAWSESHDSIVIAAVADGSVKLYDLALPPTSNPIRSFQEHTREVHSADYNPVRRDSFLSSSWDDTIKLWTLDRPTSVRTFKEHAYCVYSAVWNPRHADVFASASGDCTVRIWDVREPGSTMILPAHDYEVLACDWNKYDECVIATASVDKSLKVWDVRNYRVPVSVLNGHGYAVRKVKFSPHVRNLLVSCSYDMTVCVWDFMVEDALVSRYDHHTEFAVGVDMSVLVEGLMASTGWDELVYVWPHGTDPRAP from the coding sequence ATGCCGGTTTTCAAAACCCCCTTCAACGGCTACTCCGTCAAGTTCAGCCCCTTCTACGAGAATCGCCTCGCCGTCGCCACCGCCCAGAACTTTGGTATCCTCGGCAACGGCCGCCTCCACGTCCTCGTCCTCTCCCCGGACCCCTCCCTCCCCATCGCGGAACTTGCCTCCTACGACACCGCCGATGGTGTCTACGACGTAGCCTGGTCGGAGTCACACGATTCCATCGTCATCGCTGCCGTGGCCGATGGCTCCGTGAAGCTCTACGACCTGGCCCTGCCCCCCACTTCCAACCCTATCCGTTCCTTCCAGGAACACACCCGTGAGGTCCACTCTGCCGACTACAACCCCGTCCGCCGCGACTCTTTCCTTTCCTCCTCCTGGGATGACACCATCAAGCTCTGGACCCTCGACCGACCCACCAGCGTCCGCACCTTCAAGGAGCACGCCTACTGCGTCTACTCCGCCGTCTGGAACCCCCGTCACGCTGACGTCTTTGCTTCTGCCTCTGGCGACTGTACCGTCCGCATCTGGGACGTCCGCGAGCCAGGGTCCACCATGATCCTCCCCGCCCACGACTACGAGGTCCTCGCCTGCGACTGGAACAAGTACGACGAGTGTGTCATCGCCACCGCATCCGTGGACAAGAGCCTGAAGGTCTGGGATGTCAGGAACTATAGGGTTCCGGTGAGTGTGCTTAATGGGCACGGGTATGCCGTGAGGAAGGTGAAGTTCTCACCGCACGTGCGGAATTTGTTGGTGTCTTGCTCGTATGATATGACGGTGTGCGTTTGGGACTTCATGGTGGAGGATGCGCTTGTGAGTAGATATGATCACCATACGGAATTTGCGGTTGGGGTGGACATGAGTGTGCTAGTGGAGGGGCTCATGGCTAGCACTGGCTGGGATGAGCTTGTTTATGTGTGGCCGCATGGCACTGACCCTAGGGCACCTTAA
- the LOC108343047 gene encoding trihelix transcription factor ENAP1 isoform X4, protein MPDFNDSIAPPSRPVPVREDCWSEEASSTLVDAWGRRYLELNRGNLRQKDWQDVADAVNALHGHTKKTHRTDVQCKNRIDTIKKKYKIEKARVSSSNGTLSSSWPFYERLDALIGPNFNAKKPPSSSPSPSPPVALPLLPHRKNPSSSPAIAVTPTAVALPQKRSAAAAAMDEGYFRRNYSAVAAAAAAAEADEDEEEEEEEEADDVEEEEDEDEGRGSEVEEGEKEREGMRRLAKAIERFGEVYERVEGQKLRQMVDLEKQRMQFAKDLEVQRMQMFMDTQVQLERIKRGKRSGSNGTTHYVLEERRRTVSYWFGRYV, encoded by the exons ATGCCCGACTTCAACGACTCCATCGCGCCGCCGTCGCGCCCCGTCCCTGTTCGCGAGGACTGCTGGTCCGAGGAGGCCTCTTCCACGCTTGTTGACGCCTGGGGCCGACGCTACCTCGAGCTCAACCGCGGCAACCTCCGCCAGAAGGATTGGCAGGATGTCGCCGATGCTGTCAACGCGCTCCACGGACACACCAAGAAGACGCACCGCACAGACGTCCAGTGCAAGAACCGCATCGATACCATAAAGAAGAAGTACAAGATCGAGAAGGCTAGGGTTTCGTCCTCCAATGGTACTCTCTCTTCCTCCTGGCCTTTCTACGAACGATTGGATGCTCTGATTGGCCCTAATTTCAACGCCAAGAAACCTCCTTCCTCCTCGCCGTCTCCTTCGCCGCCTGTGGCTCTTCCGCTGCTTCCGCATCGGAAGAACCCTTCCTCCTCACCTGCGATTGCGGTGACACCGACGGCCGTCGCGCTGCCTCAGAAGCGTTCCGCCGCTGCGGCGGCGATGGACGAGGGTTATTTCAGAAGAAATTACTCCGCTGTTGCCGCGGCTGCGGCGGCTGCGGAGGCTGACGAAgacgaagaggaagaggaagaggaggaggcgGACGatgtggaggaggaggaggacgaAGATGAAGGGAGGGGGAGCGAGGTGGAGGAAGGGGAGAAGGAGAGGGAAGGGATGAGGAGATTGGCGAAGGCGATAGAGAGGTTTGGTGAAGTGTATGAGAGAGTGGAGGGTCAGAAGCTGAGGCAGATGGTGGATTTGGAGAAACAGAGGATGCAGTTTGCTAAAGATCTTGAAGTCCAGAGGATGCAGATGTTTATGGACACACAGGTTCAGCTCGAGAGAATTAAGCGGGGGAAACGATCTGGCTCTAACG GTACGACACATTATGTGCTTGAAGAAAGGAGGAGAACGGTGAGTTATTGGTTTGGAAG ATATGTATAG
- the LOC108343047 gene encoding trihelix transcription factor ENAP1 isoform X2, whose protein sequence is MPDFNDSIAPPSRPVPVREDCWSEEASSTLVDAWGRRYLELNRGNLRQKDWQDVADAVNALHGHTKKTHRTDVQCKNRIDTIKKKYKIEKARVSSSNGTLSSSWPFYERLDALIGPNFNAKKPPSSSPSPSPPVALPLLPHRKNPSSSPAIAVTPTAVALPQKRSAAAAAMDEGYFRRNYSAVAAAAAAAEADEDEEEEEEEEADDVEEEEDEDEGRGSEVEEGEKEREGMRRLAKAIERFGEVYERVEGQKLRQMVDLEKQRMQFAKDLEVQRMQMFMDTQVQLERIKRGKRSGSNGTTHYVLEERRRTVSYWFGSRNIHKNQDSEENDMYS, encoded by the exons ATGCCCGACTTCAACGACTCCATCGCGCCGCCGTCGCGCCCCGTCCCTGTTCGCGAGGACTGCTGGTCCGAGGAGGCCTCTTCCACGCTTGTTGACGCCTGGGGCCGACGCTACCTCGAGCTCAACCGCGGCAACCTCCGCCAGAAGGATTGGCAGGATGTCGCCGATGCTGTCAACGCGCTCCACGGACACACCAAGAAGACGCACCGCACAGACGTCCAGTGCAAGAACCGCATCGATACCATAAAGAAGAAGTACAAGATCGAGAAGGCTAGGGTTTCGTCCTCCAATGGTACTCTCTCTTCCTCCTGGCCTTTCTACGAACGATTGGATGCTCTGATTGGCCCTAATTTCAACGCCAAGAAACCTCCTTCCTCCTCGCCGTCTCCTTCGCCGCCTGTGGCTCTTCCGCTGCTTCCGCATCGGAAGAACCCTTCCTCCTCACCTGCGATTGCGGTGACACCGACGGCCGTCGCGCTGCCTCAGAAGCGTTCCGCCGCTGCGGCGGCGATGGACGAGGGTTATTTCAGAAGAAATTACTCCGCTGTTGCCGCGGCTGCGGCGGCTGCGGAGGCTGACGAAgacgaagaggaagaggaagaggaggaggcgGACGatgtggaggaggaggaggacgaAGATGAAGGGAGGGGGAGCGAGGTGGAGGAAGGGGAGAAGGAGAGGGAAGGGATGAGGAGATTGGCGAAGGCGATAGAGAGGTTTGGTGAAGTGTATGAGAGAGTGGAGGGTCAGAAGCTGAGGCAGATGGTGGATTTGGAGAAACAGAGGATGCAGTTTGCTAAAGATCTTGAAGTCCAGAGGATGCAGATGTTTATGGACACACAGGTTCAGCTCGAGAGAATTAAGCGGGGGAAACGATCTGGCTCTAACG GTACGACACATTATGTGCTTGAAGAAAGGAGGAGAACGGTGAGTTATTGGTTTGGAAG TCGTAATATTCATAAAAATCAAGACAGTGAGGAAAATG ATATGTATAGCTAG
- the LOC108343048 gene encoding uncharacterized protein LOC108343048: MIVALPTQIERAEQEIMRNTIRCCISCILPCGALDVIRIVHSNGRVEEISGSVKASEIMKAHPKHVLKKPSSPSTQDGVVPKIVVVPPDADLQRGKIYFLMPLPSPPSDKNHRQRPSSGKKKRKDHHAERIHHNRNHNNNNSGAISVANLLVSNDRYLTEILSEKLSTQRDRRRGRVAVWRPHLESISESPPDI; the protein is encoded by the coding sequence ATGATAGTAGCGTTACCAACGCAAATAGAGAGAGCAGAACAGGAAATAATGAGAAACACCATACGGTGTTGCATCTCTTGCATTCTTCCATGCGGAGCACTGGACGTAATCCGCATAGTGCACTCCAACGGCCGCGTCGAGGAAATCAGCGGCTCCGTCAAGGCCAGCGAGATCATGAAGGCGCACCCCAAACACGTGCTCAAGAAACCATCCTCGCCCTCCACCCAAGACGGCGTCGTTCCCAAAATCGTCGTGGTCCCTCCCGACGCTGACCTCCAGCGCGGCAAGATTTACTTCCTCATGCCCCTCCCCTCTCCCCCCTCCGACAAGAACCACCGCCAGAGACCCTCCTCcgggaagaagaaaaggaaggacCACCACGCCGAGAGAATCCACCACAACCGCaatcacaacaacaacaacagtggCGCCATTTCCGTGGCCAACTTGCTCGTCTCGAACGATCGCTACTTGACTGAAATACTCTCCGAGAAGCTTTCTACGCAGAGAGACAGAAGACGAGGTCGTGTCGCCGTTTGGAGGCCTCACTTGGAGAGCATTTCCGAGTCACCGCCTGATATATAA
- the LOC108343047 gene encoding trihelix transcription factor ENAP1 isoform X7, with product MPDFNDSIAPPSRPVPVREDCWSEEASSTLVDAWGRRYLELNRGNLRQKDWQDVADAVNALHGHTKKTHRTDVQCKNRIDTIKKKYKIEKARVSSSNGTLSSSWPFYERLDALIGPNFNAKKPPSSSPSPSPPVALPLLPHRKNPSSSPAIAVTPTAVALPQKRSAAAAAMDEGYFRRNYSAVAAAAAAAEADEDEEEEEEEEADDVEEEEDEDEGRGSEVEEGEKEREGMRRLAKAIERFGEVYERVEGQKLRQMVDLEKQRMQFAKDLEVQRMQMFMDTQVQLERIKRGKRSGSNVLQLNILASGSL from the exons ATGCCCGACTTCAACGACTCCATCGCGCCGCCGTCGCGCCCCGTCCCTGTTCGCGAGGACTGCTGGTCCGAGGAGGCCTCTTCCACGCTTGTTGACGCCTGGGGCCGACGCTACCTCGAGCTCAACCGCGGCAACCTCCGCCAGAAGGATTGGCAGGATGTCGCCGATGCTGTCAACGCGCTCCACGGACACACCAAGAAGACGCACCGCACAGACGTCCAGTGCAAGAACCGCATCGATACCATAAAGAAGAAGTACAAGATCGAGAAGGCTAGGGTTTCGTCCTCCAATGGTACTCTCTCTTCCTCCTGGCCTTTCTACGAACGATTGGATGCTCTGATTGGCCCTAATTTCAACGCCAAGAAACCTCCTTCCTCCTCGCCGTCTCCTTCGCCGCCTGTGGCTCTTCCGCTGCTTCCGCATCGGAAGAACCCTTCCTCCTCACCTGCGATTGCGGTGACACCGACGGCCGTCGCGCTGCCTCAGAAGCGTTCCGCCGCTGCGGCGGCGATGGACGAGGGTTATTTCAGAAGAAATTACTCCGCTGTTGCCGCGGCTGCGGCGGCTGCGGAGGCTGACGAAgacgaagaggaagaggaagaggaggaggcgGACGatgtggaggaggaggaggacgaAGATGAAGGGAGGGGGAGCGAGGTGGAGGAAGGGGAGAAGGAGAGGGAAGGGATGAGGAGATTGGCGAAGGCGATAGAGAGGTTTGGTGAAGTGTATGAGAGAGTGGAGGGTCAGAAGCTGAGGCAGATGGTGGATTTGGAGAAACAGAGGATGCAGTTTGCTAAAGATCTTGAAGTCCAGAGGATGCAGATGTTTATGGACACACAGGTTCAGCTCGAGAGAATTAAGCGGGGGAAACGATCTGGCTCTAACG TTCTGCAATTAAATATACTAGCAAGTGGTTCACTTTAG
- the LOC108343047 gene encoding trihelix transcription factor ENAP1 isoform X1, with protein MPDFNDSIAPPSRPVPVREDCWSEEASSTLVDAWGRRYLELNRGNLRQKDWQDVADAVNALHGHTKKTHRTDVQCKNRIDTIKKKYKIEKARVSSSNGTLSSSWPFYERLDALIGPNFNAKKPPSSSPSPSPPVALPLLPHRKNPSSSPAIAVTPTAVALPQKRSAAAAAMDEGYFRRNYSAVAAAAAAAEADEDEEEEEEEEADDVEEEEDEDEGRGSEVEEGEKEREGMRRLAKAIERFGEVYERVEGQKLRQMVDLEKQRMQFAKDLEVQRMQMFMDTQVQLERIKRGKRSGSNGTTHYVLEERRRTVSYWFGSRNIHKNQDSEENGKDSFDYRDMYS; from the exons ATGCCCGACTTCAACGACTCCATCGCGCCGCCGTCGCGCCCCGTCCCTGTTCGCGAGGACTGCTGGTCCGAGGAGGCCTCTTCCACGCTTGTTGACGCCTGGGGCCGACGCTACCTCGAGCTCAACCGCGGCAACCTCCGCCAGAAGGATTGGCAGGATGTCGCCGATGCTGTCAACGCGCTCCACGGACACACCAAGAAGACGCACCGCACAGACGTCCAGTGCAAGAACCGCATCGATACCATAAAGAAGAAGTACAAGATCGAGAAGGCTAGGGTTTCGTCCTCCAATGGTACTCTCTCTTCCTCCTGGCCTTTCTACGAACGATTGGATGCTCTGATTGGCCCTAATTTCAACGCCAAGAAACCTCCTTCCTCCTCGCCGTCTCCTTCGCCGCCTGTGGCTCTTCCGCTGCTTCCGCATCGGAAGAACCCTTCCTCCTCACCTGCGATTGCGGTGACACCGACGGCCGTCGCGCTGCCTCAGAAGCGTTCCGCCGCTGCGGCGGCGATGGACGAGGGTTATTTCAGAAGAAATTACTCCGCTGTTGCCGCGGCTGCGGCGGCTGCGGAGGCTGACGAAgacgaagaggaagaggaagaggaggaggcgGACGatgtggaggaggaggaggacgaAGATGAAGGGAGGGGGAGCGAGGTGGAGGAAGGGGAGAAGGAGAGGGAAGGGATGAGGAGATTGGCGAAGGCGATAGAGAGGTTTGGTGAAGTGTATGAGAGAGTGGAGGGTCAGAAGCTGAGGCAGATGGTGGATTTGGAGAAACAGAGGATGCAGTTTGCTAAAGATCTTGAAGTCCAGAGGATGCAGATGTTTATGGACACACAGGTTCAGCTCGAGAGAATTAAGCGGGGGAAACGATCTGGCTCTAACG GTACGACACATTATGTGCTTGAAGAAAGGAGGAGAACGGTGAGTTATTGGTTTGGAAG TCGTAATATTCATAAAAATCAAGACAGTGAGGAAAATGGTAAAGATTCCTTTGATTATCGAG ATATGTATAGCTAG
- the LOC108341933 gene encoding protein LIGHT-DEPENDENT SHORT HYPOCOTYLS 10 — protein sequence MSTQMHNQAPSSSRAVAAVASDQRHQQQVPAPLSRYESQKRRDWNTFGQYLKNQTPPVSLSQCNFNHVLEFLRYLDQFGKTKVHLHGCIFFGQPDPPAPCTCPLRQAWGSLDALIGRLRAAYEEHGGSPETNPFGSGAIRVYLREVKECQAKARGIPYTKKKKKKNQLKGPHHPPKSLKQLAT from the coding sequence ATGTCCACCCAAATGCACAACCAAGCACCCTCATCGTCAAGGGCTGTCGCCGCCGTCGCCTCTGATCAGCGCCATCAGCAGCAGGTCCCCGCCCCTCTCAGCCGCTACGAATCGCAGAAGCGCCGAGACTGGAACACCTTTGGACAGTACCTCAAGAACCAGACACCGCCAGTTTCGCTTTCCCAGTGTAACTTCAACCACGTGCTCGAGTTCCTTCGCTACCTGGACCAGTTCGGAAAAACCAAGGTCCACCTCCACGGTTGCATCTTCTTCGGGCAGCCCGATCCGCCGGCGCCATGCACCTGTCCTCTGAGACAGGCATGGGGGAGTCTGGATGCGCTCATCGGACGGCTTCGGGCCGCCTACGAGGAGCACGGAGGGTCGCCGGAGACCAACCCCTTTGGCAGCGGAGCTATTCGCGTGTACCTTCGTGAGGTGAAGGAGTGTCAAGCAAAGGCAAGAGGCATCCCTTACaccaagaaaaagaagaagaagaaccaacTCAAGGGCCCTCATCACCCTCCCAAGTCCCTCAAGCAATTGGCCACTTGA
- the LOC108343047 gene encoding trihelix transcription factor ENAP1 isoform X6 — protein sequence MPDFNDSIAPPSRPVPVREDCWSEEASSTLVDAWGRRYLELNRGNLRQKDWQDVADAVNALHGHTKKTHRTDVQCKNRIDTIKKKYKIEKARVSSSNGTLSSSWPFYERLDALIGPNFNAKKPPSSSPSPSPPVALPLLPHRKNPSSSPAIAVTPTAVALPQKRSAAAAAMDEGYFRRNYSAVAAAAAAAEADEDEEEEEEEEADDVEEEEDEDEGRGSEVEEGEKEREGMRRLAKAIERFGEVYERVEGQKLRQMVDLEKQRMQFAKDLEVQRMQMFMDTQVQLERIKRGKRSGSNGTTHYVLEERRRTS from the exons ATGCCCGACTTCAACGACTCCATCGCGCCGCCGTCGCGCCCCGTCCCTGTTCGCGAGGACTGCTGGTCCGAGGAGGCCTCTTCCACGCTTGTTGACGCCTGGGGCCGACGCTACCTCGAGCTCAACCGCGGCAACCTCCGCCAGAAGGATTGGCAGGATGTCGCCGATGCTGTCAACGCGCTCCACGGACACACCAAGAAGACGCACCGCACAGACGTCCAGTGCAAGAACCGCATCGATACCATAAAGAAGAAGTACAAGATCGAGAAGGCTAGGGTTTCGTCCTCCAATGGTACTCTCTCTTCCTCCTGGCCTTTCTACGAACGATTGGATGCTCTGATTGGCCCTAATTTCAACGCCAAGAAACCTCCTTCCTCCTCGCCGTCTCCTTCGCCGCCTGTGGCTCTTCCGCTGCTTCCGCATCGGAAGAACCCTTCCTCCTCACCTGCGATTGCGGTGACACCGACGGCCGTCGCGCTGCCTCAGAAGCGTTCCGCCGCTGCGGCGGCGATGGACGAGGGTTATTTCAGAAGAAATTACTCCGCTGTTGCCGCGGCTGCGGCGGCTGCGGAGGCTGACGAAgacgaagaggaagaggaagaggaggaggcgGACGatgtggaggaggaggaggacgaAGATGAAGGGAGGGGGAGCGAGGTGGAGGAAGGGGAGAAGGAGAGGGAAGGGATGAGGAGATTGGCGAAGGCGATAGAGAGGTTTGGTGAAGTGTATGAGAGAGTGGAGGGTCAGAAGCTGAGGCAGATGGTGGATTTGGAGAAACAGAGGATGCAGTTTGCTAAAGATCTTGAAGTCCAGAGGATGCAGATGTTTATGGACACACAGGTTCAGCTCGAGAGAATTAAGCGGGGGAAACGATCTGGCTCTAACG GTACGACACATTATGTGCTTGAAGAAAGGAGGAGAACG TCGTAA
- the LOC108343047 gene encoding trihelix transcription factor ENAP1 isoform X5: MPDFNDSIAPPSRPVPVREDCWSEEASSTLVDAWGRRYLELNRGNLRQKDWQDVADAVNALHGHTKKTHRTDVQCKNRIDTIKKKYKIEKARVSSSNGTLSSSWPFYERLDALIGPNFNAKKPPSSSPSPSPPVALPLLPHRKNPSSSPAIAVTPTAVALPQKRSAAAAAMDEGYFRRNYSAVAAAAAAAEADEDEEEEEEEEADDVEEEEDEDEGRGSEVEEGEKEREGMRRLAKAIERFGEVYERVEGQKLRQMVDLEKQRMQFAKDLEVQRMQMFMDTQVQLERIKRGKRSGSNVLNHVWYMCAIFQLS, encoded by the exons ATGCCCGACTTCAACGACTCCATCGCGCCGCCGTCGCGCCCCGTCCCTGTTCGCGAGGACTGCTGGTCCGAGGAGGCCTCTTCCACGCTTGTTGACGCCTGGGGCCGACGCTACCTCGAGCTCAACCGCGGCAACCTCCGCCAGAAGGATTGGCAGGATGTCGCCGATGCTGTCAACGCGCTCCACGGACACACCAAGAAGACGCACCGCACAGACGTCCAGTGCAAGAACCGCATCGATACCATAAAGAAGAAGTACAAGATCGAGAAGGCTAGGGTTTCGTCCTCCAATGGTACTCTCTCTTCCTCCTGGCCTTTCTACGAACGATTGGATGCTCTGATTGGCCCTAATTTCAACGCCAAGAAACCTCCTTCCTCCTCGCCGTCTCCTTCGCCGCCTGTGGCTCTTCCGCTGCTTCCGCATCGGAAGAACCCTTCCTCCTCACCTGCGATTGCGGTGACACCGACGGCCGTCGCGCTGCCTCAGAAGCGTTCCGCCGCTGCGGCGGCGATGGACGAGGGTTATTTCAGAAGAAATTACTCCGCTGTTGCCGCGGCTGCGGCGGCTGCGGAGGCTGACGAAgacgaagaggaagaggaagaggaggaggcgGACGatgtggaggaggaggaggacgaAGATGAAGGGAGGGGGAGCGAGGTGGAGGAAGGGGAGAAGGAGAGGGAAGGGATGAGGAGATTGGCGAAGGCGATAGAGAGGTTTGGTGAAGTGTATGAGAGAGTGGAGGGTCAGAAGCTGAGGCAGATGGTGGATTTGGAGAAACAGAGGATGCAGTTTGCTAAAGATCTTGAAGTCCAGAGGATGCAGATGTTTATGGACACACAGGTTCAGCTCGAGAGAATTAAGCGGGGGAAACGATCTGGCTCTAACG TGCTGAACCATGTGTGGTACATGTGTGCTATATTTCAACTTTCATAA